A window of Desulfobulbus oralis genomic DNA:
TATACCAGCCAACGGCGGTCTCGTTGTCATGGGTGCCGGTATAGATGACGCTTTCAGCCGGGCAGTTGTAGGGCAAATAGGGATTGTCCGGGTTCATGTCAAAGGCGAAGAGCAGAATCTTCATGCCAGGCAGGCCCAGGGCGTCGCGCAGCGCTTCGACTTCCGGGGTGATCACGCCCAGGTCTTCGGCGATGCAGGGCAGATGGCCCAGCCGTTTGGCCATTTCAAGGAAAAAGGGCAGGCCCGGACCAGGCCGCCAGGAGCCTTTGACCGCGGTTTGTTCCCCGGCCGGCACCGCCCAATAGGCTTCGAAGCCTCTGAAATGATCGAGCCTGAGGACGTCGGCGAATAAAAAATTTTGGCGCAGCCGCTGCTCCCACCAGTCGTAAAGGCGGCTCTGCACGGTTTTTTCGGCAGCGTTCCAGCGGTAGAGCGGATTGCCCCAACGCTGGCCGGTTTTGCTGAAATAGTCGGGCGGCACACCTGCAACATGGGTGGGCAGGCCGCTCGCGTCCAGTTCGAAAAGCTCCTGATGAGCCCATACGTCCGCACTGTCCAGGGCCACGTAAATGGGCATGTCGCCGATCAGGCGGACGCCCTGTTCGGCGGCGTGGCTTCTGAGGCGCTGCCACTGCCTGAAAAAGAGATATTGCAGAAAGCAGTGCCTGCGAATTGCCGTGTCGAGCTGTCTGCGCGCCCTGTCCAGGGGCGCTTGCTTGCGGCGGCGCAGCTCTTCCGGCCATTGGTACCAGGCGGCTCCGCCCTGGCTTTCCTTCAGGGCCAGAAAGAGACCATAGTCCAGCACCCAGGGATTTGCGGCCATGAAATCCTCCAACTGGCCGGCATGGGCGGGGCTCTGAAAGGCCGCCCAGGCAAGGGCGAAGAGGACTCTCTTGTGCTGGACTACCCTTTCATAATCAACGGTAAAAGCGGAAAAATCCGGACAGGCAAGCTGATGCGCCTCAAGGAGGCCGTCTGCCATCAGGAGTTCCGGGCTTATCAGGAGCGGATTGCCGGCCAGGGCCGAAACACTGGTGTAAGGCGAATGGCCTGTTCCGGCGCTCACAGGCCCCAGGGGCAGAATCTGCCAAAAGCTTTGCCCTGCACGCTGCAGAAAGTCCACGAAACGATAGGCGGCCGGTCCCAGATCCCCGATGCCGCACGCTCCGGGCAGGGAAAAAACCGGCAGGAGTACTCCGCTTGATCTTTGACTGAAAATGTTTACCTGTGTGGCCATCAATTGTCCCCAGAAAAAGAAAGGTATAAAAGCATCCTTACGCGCTGGCCACTTCTTTTTACCTGAAATAGCGGGAAAATGCTCCTGTTATCCCGCCGTGGCGAAACAGGGCCCACATGCATTCTCTGTTTGAGATTAGG
This region includes:
- the malQ gene encoding 4-alpha-glucanotransferase, which codes for MATQVNIFSQRSSGVLLPVFSLPGACGIGDLGPAAYRFVDFLQRAGQSFWQILPLGPVSAGTGHSPYTSVSALAGNPLLISPELLMADGLLEAHQLACPDFSAFTVDYERVVQHKRVLFALAWAAFQSPAHAGQLEDFMAANPWVLDYGLFLALKESQGGAAWYQWPEELRRRKQAPLDRARRQLDTAIRRHCFLQYLFFRQWQRLRSHAAEQGVRLIGDMPIYVALDSADVWAHQELFELDASGLPTHVAGVPPDYFSKTGQRWGNPLYRWNAAEKTVQSRLYDWWEQRLRQNFLFADVLRLDHFRGFEAYWAVPAGEQTAVKGSWRPGPGLPFFLEMAKRLGHLPCIAEDLGVITPEVEALRDALGLPGMKILLFAFDMNPDNPYLPYNCPAESVIYTGTHDNETAVGWYMNPEVPESSRQEARRLARAHSDHPGDFHLDLIYLAMSAPSRLAIFPMQDLLGFGNDCRMNRPGQAEGNWLWRCPAERIDEGLAEWLRDLTGLFGRLPAAPKPEKADERPHT